In one window of Palaemon carinicauda isolate YSFRI2023 chromosome 2, ASM3689809v2, whole genome shotgun sequence DNA:
- the LOC137615782 gene encoding uncharacterized protein: MSDTKEDRENGNTKEAIEAQSQMNGDACERVEDGPKEQVANGCNGEGGGGGGGGGGGGGGGGGGEKMKKWKEEPENDEEKNNKVLVREKSTIRRITSIRLSKKDAEWRKRKRAQLKLDIPSAQRQIPVLSVIPATGSAGQYSHYSLECTENSNSSATNSCIQCLFTAKLVWTLLLTVLDHITDAMAIERFFRTGHMLFFVLSLLFYLVPIVILCTCATKRLKKKLEWTWLDCVLNFFIAPYWLIIVNITNSLKNGRHQTRYQETDVNISAKNEILQDTKALVTLHSLEGILEATPQVYIQIAAYMTLPITKKLTTIPLENWDWP; encoded by the exons ATGAGTGATACGAAAGAAGACAGGGAAAACGGCAACACCAAAGAGGCGATCGAAGCTCAGAGCCAAATGAACGGTGATGCCTGCGAAAGAGTCGAAGATGGACCTAAGGAACAAGTAGCTAATGGTTGTaatggggaaggaggaggaggaggaggaggaggaggaggaggaggaggaggaggaggaggaggagagaaaatGAAGAAGTGGAAGGAGGAAC CGGAGAACGATGAGGAGAAGAATAACAAGGTCCTTGTAAGGGAAAAAAGTACCATCAGGAGAATAACGAGCATCAGACTGTCAAAGAAAGACGCGGAATGGAGAAAGAGGAAGCGCGCCCAGTTGAAGCTGGACATCCCGAGCGCCCAAAGACAGATTCCAGTCCTGTCTGTCATTCCAGCTACAGGGAGCGCTGGTCAGTACAGCCATTACAGTCTGGAATGCACTGAAAATAGCAATTCCAGCGCCACCAATAGTTGTATCCAGTGCCTATTCACAGCGAAGCTAGTTTGGACTCTACTCTTAACCGTTCTAGACCACATAACAGACGCCATGGCCATTGAGAGATTCTTTAGAACTGGGCATATGCTGTTTTTCGTTCTTAGCTTGTTATTCTATTTAGTACCGATCGTCATCCTCTGTACATGTGCAACGAAGAG GCTGAAAAAGAAATTGGAATGGACTTGGTTAGATTGTGTGCTGAATTTCTTCATTGCTCCCTACTGGCT AATAATCGTGAACATCACGAATTCGCTGAAGAATGGCAGGCACCAGACACGCTACCAAGAAACTGACGTCAATATATCTGCTAAGAACGAGATTCTCCAGGATACCAAGGCCTTGGTGACTCTACATTCACTGGAAGGCATCCTGGAAGCCACTCCGCAGGTCTACATTCAAATAGCAGCCTACATGACACTTCCTATCACGA AAAAACTGACAACCATCCCACTAGAGAACTGGGATTGGCCCTGA